Proteins encoded together in one Malaclemys terrapin pileata isolate rMalTer1 chromosome 16, rMalTer1.hap1, whole genome shotgun sequence window:
- the VSIG10 gene encoding V-set and immunoglobulin domain-containing protein 10 isoform X2 has product MSVVLVCRNVSERADEVDWFHGDPGAVPPLFSSNATLPEDARLSLVDNSSLHISALRLQDGGNYTCKEMLNETVQEHRVTLLVASGPSSVTVSISPAATLPNGTVYVDKRDAVMFSCTSNSHPEPTMGWTFQLPSSAPETFTEVNGSSTVYTLQNLSWRFQGNYSCTARNPLSGRSQTSTKELLVYYPPPSVPRCWAQTAQVGLMLQLFCNWPGGYPHPVLQWTEEGRDLENSSWVVNATGTGDTHVETLSSSRLFHGKTFKCVGSHILKQEKAEPTCTVQIKAPSLATEPLKTCFVGGTVSLTCQVVESNPPAKISWLRNVSQPEVEIQSGGRYLVTQEGSVSNLTIQNCSHDADEGYYVCKAENPVGLKEAYVSLTVKKPVNIVGVVGAVVVLLLLGVLVISGIILYYNPLLCLKGSIFRNQDSNDVFMLVDSDGEEEEEEREEEEVTGNSNVHRVTALVNGNSAQAGSGYHFTESDSNELHSELPTEEVEREERPTTQRPILPFLAEMDGTVGGS; this is encoded by the exons ATGAGCGTCGTCCTCGTCTGCCGAAATGTGTCCGAGCGAGCGGACGAGGTGGACTGGTTTCACGGTGACCCTGGCGCTGTGCCCCCACTCTTCTCCTCCAACGCCACGCTGCCCGAAGACGCCCGCTTGTCCCTGGTGGACAATAGCTCTCTGCACATCTCAGCGCTGCGCCTGCAGGACGGGGGCAATTACACCTGCAAGGAAATGCTGAACGAGACCGTCCAAGAGCACAGAGTCACGCTCCTGGTAGCCA GTGGCCCCAGCAGCGTGACTGTCAGCATCTCCCCCGCCGCAACACTGCCCAATGGCACGGTGTACGTAGACAAACGCGACGCTGTGATGTTCAGCTGCACCAGCAACTCCCATCCCGAGCCCACAATGGGGTGGactttccagctgcccagttcgGCCCCGGAAAcgtttactgaagtcaatggctccTCCACCGTCTACACCCTGCAAAATCTATCCTGGCGCTTCCAAGGGAACTACTCCTGCACAGCAAGGAACCCTCTCAGTGGCAGAAGTCAGACATCAACCAAGGAGCTCCTGGTCTACT ATCCCCCGCCGTCGGTCCCAAGGTGTTGGGCTCAAACTGCCCAGGTGGGGTTGATGCTGCAGTTGTTTTGTAACTGGCCCGGGGGATACCCGCACCCCGTCCTCCAGTGGACAGAAGAGGGGCGAGACCTGGAGAATTCGAGCTGGGTCGTTAATGCAACAGGCACCGGGGACACCCACGTGGAAACGCTGAGCAGCTCTCGCCTCTTCCACGGGAAGACGTTCAAGTGTGTCGGGAGCCACATCCTAAAGCAGGAGAAAGCGGAGCCAACTTGCACTGTGCAGATAA AGGCCCCTTCGCTGGCgactgagccactgaagacaTGCTTTGTGGGTGGCACCGTGTCCCTCACGTGCCAGGTGGTGGAGAGCAATCCCCCTGCAAAAATCAGCTGGCTTCGGAATGTCTCCCAGCCAGAGGTGGAGATCCAATCTGGGGGGAGGTACCTGGTTACCCAAGAGGGCAGCGTCTCCAATCTCACCATTCAGAACTGCTCCCACGACGCTGACGAAGGCTACTACGTCTGCAAAGCTGAGAACCCCGTGGGGCTGAAGGAAGCCTATGTTTCCCTCACTGTGAAGA AGCCGGTGAACATAGTCGGGGTGGTGGGAGCAGTCgtggtcctgctgctgctgggagttcTGGTCATCTCTGGAATCATTTTGTACTACAACCCCCTCCTGTGTCTGAAAG gCAGCATATTCAG GAATCAAGACTCAAATGATGTCTTCATGCTGGTGGATTCagatggagaagaggaggaggaggagagggaggaagaagaggtgacTGGCAACTCCAATGTGCATCGAGTGACGGCCCTGGTGAATGGGAACAGCGCCCAGGCTGGTTCTGGCTACCATTTTACTGAGA
- the VSIG10 gene encoding V-set and immunoglobulin domain-containing protein 10 isoform X1 yields MRVPGWSPAALLLAACLWRLPPGRGAAGTEEVIVGEAGMSVVLVCRNVSERADEVDWFHGDPGAVPPLFSSNATLPEDARLSLVDNSSLHISALRLQDGGNYTCKEMLNETVQEHRVTLLVASGPSSVTVSISPAATLPNGTVYVDKRDAVMFSCTSNSHPEPTMGWTFQLPSSAPETFTEVNGSSTVYTLQNLSWRFQGNYSCTARNPLSGRSQTSTKELLVYYPPPSVPRCWAQTAQVGLMLQLFCNWPGGYPHPVLQWTEEGRDLENSSWVVNATGTGDTHVETLSSSRLFHGKTFKCVGSHILKQEKAEPTCTVQIKAPSLATEPLKTCFVGGTVSLTCQVVESNPPAKISWLRNVSQPEVEIQSGGRYLVTQEGSVSNLTIQNCSHDADEGYYVCKAENPVGLKEAYVSLTVKKPVNIVGVVGAVVVLLLLGVLVISGIILYYNPLLCLKGSIFRNQDSNDVFMLVDSDGEEEEEEREEEEVTGNSNVHRVTALVNGNSAQAGSGYHFTESDSNELHSELPTEEVEREERPTTQRPILPFLAEMDGTVGGS; encoded by the exons ATGCgggtcccaggctggagcccggccGCGCTGCTCCTCGCCGCCTGCCTCTGGCGGCTGCCGCCGGGCCGGGGCGCTGCAG GAACAGAAGAGGTGATCGTCGGGGAGGCTGGAATGAGCGTCGTCCTCGTCTGCCGAAATGTGTCCGAGCGAGCGGACGAGGTGGACTGGTTTCACGGTGACCCTGGCGCTGTGCCCCCACTCTTCTCCTCCAACGCCACGCTGCCCGAAGACGCCCGCTTGTCCCTGGTGGACAATAGCTCTCTGCACATCTCAGCGCTGCGCCTGCAGGACGGGGGCAATTACACCTGCAAGGAAATGCTGAACGAGACCGTCCAAGAGCACAGAGTCACGCTCCTGGTAGCCA GTGGCCCCAGCAGCGTGACTGTCAGCATCTCCCCCGCCGCAACACTGCCCAATGGCACGGTGTACGTAGACAAACGCGACGCTGTGATGTTCAGCTGCACCAGCAACTCCCATCCCGAGCCCACAATGGGGTGGactttccagctgcccagttcgGCCCCGGAAAcgtttactgaagtcaatggctccTCCACCGTCTACACCCTGCAAAATCTATCCTGGCGCTTCCAAGGGAACTACTCCTGCACAGCAAGGAACCCTCTCAGTGGCAGAAGTCAGACATCAACCAAGGAGCTCCTGGTCTACT ATCCCCCGCCGTCGGTCCCAAGGTGTTGGGCTCAAACTGCCCAGGTGGGGTTGATGCTGCAGTTGTTTTGTAACTGGCCCGGGGGATACCCGCACCCCGTCCTCCAGTGGACAGAAGAGGGGCGAGACCTGGAGAATTCGAGCTGGGTCGTTAATGCAACAGGCACCGGGGACACCCACGTGGAAACGCTGAGCAGCTCTCGCCTCTTCCACGGGAAGACGTTCAAGTGTGTCGGGAGCCACATCCTAAAGCAGGAGAAAGCGGAGCCAACTTGCACTGTGCAGATAA AGGCCCCTTCGCTGGCgactgagccactgaagacaTGCTTTGTGGGTGGCACCGTGTCCCTCACGTGCCAGGTGGTGGAGAGCAATCCCCCTGCAAAAATCAGCTGGCTTCGGAATGTCTCCCAGCCAGAGGTGGAGATCCAATCTGGGGGGAGGTACCTGGTTACCCAAGAGGGCAGCGTCTCCAATCTCACCATTCAGAACTGCTCCCACGACGCTGACGAAGGCTACTACGTCTGCAAAGCTGAGAACCCCGTGGGGCTGAAGGAAGCCTATGTTTCCCTCACTGTGAAGA AGCCGGTGAACATAGTCGGGGTGGTGGGAGCAGTCgtggtcctgctgctgctgggagttcTGGTCATCTCTGGAATCATTTTGTACTACAACCCCCTCCTGTGTCTGAAAG gCAGCATATTCAG GAATCAAGACTCAAATGATGTCTTCATGCTGGTGGATTCagatggagaagaggaggaggaggagagggaggaagaagaggtgacTGGCAACTCCAATGTGCATCGAGTGACGGCCCTGGTGAATGGGAACAGCGCCCAGGCTGGTTCTGGCTACCATTTTACTGAGA